From uncultured Roseateles sp., the proteins below share one genomic window:
- a CDS encoding site-specific recombinase, whose product MAKQHGNWDLTALLNAAQSKATRAQRHLWLVRLLEWLRHPAPRGAEHESSQPLPLLRLRHLLQVLERNPDSARAVQDIMAAFWREIDALGLFAYVGFAPRMVLWGELLNRMRQNLLPGTVDTADLGELFHLLFPQPEDEQWLLGMDEDLLRRLGSVLTPALADGDADSRWRQPMLDSITVLASAVRSTGLSAALRQRMSPELIADQPFVQLARATERVTQALQERDEAALAQDLQYLRALLEACQRAALSSSEHLEAYGISVDIVFEIDQLVRRCQRIEALLDCLVSDTPQQELARLAAGLVRVVHEQRSMSSLFAQHYSMLARKVAERSAATGEHYITRTAAEYRDMLLRAAGGGGAIAITTFVKFALMALTLSAFWSGFWAGVNYAACFVLIHVLHWTVATKQPAMTAPAMAHKLKNIDQEAELEDFVDEVAHLLRSQFAGIVGNLACVIPVVLAGQGLGWLLLGAPLVGRHDAEHVLDTLHLLGPTLFFSAFTGVLLFASSLIAGWAENWFVFHRLDSAIAWNPTLVARLGEARAQRWALWWRNNISGLAANISLGFLLGLVPVLLAFFGLGIEVRHVTLSTGQLAAAVGALGVDVFRHGAFWWCLASIPFIGLLNLGVSFWLALKVALRSRGVKLADRARLRAAIWRRLRTEPRSFVLPPREPNGA is encoded by the coding sequence ATGGCGAAGCAACACGGCAACTGGGATCTGACCGCGCTGCTCAACGCGGCCCAATCGAAAGCCACGCGTGCGCAGCGCCATCTGTGGCTGGTACGACTGCTGGAGTGGCTGCGCCATCCGGCGCCGCGCGGCGCCGAGCACGAGTCCAGCCAGCCCCTGCCGCTGCTGCGCCTGCGCCACCTGCTGCAGGTGCTGGAGCGCAACCCCGACAGCGCCCGCGCGGTGCAGGACATCATGGCCGCCTTCTGGCGCGAGATCGACGCTTTGGGCCTGTTTGCCTACGTCGGGTTTGCGCCGCGCATGGTGCTGTGGGGCGAGTTGCTGAACCGCATGCGCCAGAACCTGCTGCCCGGCACGGTGGACACCGCCGATCTGGGTGAGCTCTTTCACCTGCTTTTCCCCCAGCCCGAAGACGAGCAGTGGCTGCTGGGCATGGACGAAGACCTGCTCAGGCGCCTGGGCAGCGTGCTGACCCCGGCGCTGGCCGATGGCGACGCCGACTCCCGCTGGCGCCAGCCGATGCTGGACAGCATCACCGTGCTGGCCAGTGCGGTGCGCTCCACCGGCCTGTCGGCAGCGCTGCGCCAGCGCATGAGCCCCGAGCTGATCGCGGACCAGCCCTTTGTGCAGCTGGCCCGTGCCACCGAGCGCGTCACCCAGGCGCTGCAGGAGCGCGACGAAGCGGCATTGGCGCAAGACCTGCAGTACCTGCGCGCGCTGCTGGAGGCCTGCCAGCGTGCCGCGCTGAGCAGCTCCGAGCATCTGGAGGCCTACGGCATCTCGGTCGACATCGTGTTCGAGATCGACCAGCTGGTGCGGCGCTGCCAGCGCATCGAGGCCCTGCTCGACTGCCTGGTCTCCGACACCCCGCAGCAGGAGCTGGCCCGCCTGGCTGCCGGCCTGGTGCGTGTGGTCCACGAACAGCGCAGCATGAGCAGCCTGTTCGCCCAGCATTACTCGATGCTGGCGCGCAAGGTGGCCGAACGCAGCGCCGCCACCGGCGAGCACTACATCACCCGCACCGCCGCCGAGTACCGGGACATGCTGCTGCGGGCGGCCGGCGGCGGCGGCGCGATTGCCATCACCACCTTCGTCAAGTTCGCCCTGATGGCGCTGACGCTGTCGGCCTTCTGGTCGGGTTTCTGGGCCGGCGTCAACTATGCCGCCTGCTTTGTGCTGATCCATGTGCTGCACTGGACGGTGGCGACCAAGCAGCCGGCGATGACCGCGCCGGCGATGGCGCACAAGCTCAAGAACATCGACCAGGAAGCCGAGCTGGAGGACTTTGTCGATGAGGTCGCCCATCTGCTGCGCTCGCAGTTCGCCGGCATCGTCGGCAATCTGGCCTGTGTGATACCGGTGGTGCTCGCCGGCCAGGGCCTGGGTTGGTTGCTGCTGGGCGCGCCGCTGGTCGGCAGGCATGACGCCGAGCATGTGCTCGACACCCTGCATCTGCTGGGGCCGACACTGTTCTTCTCCGCCTTCACCGGCGTGCTGCTGTTTGCCAGCAGCCTGATCGCCGGCTGGGCCGAGAACTGGTTTGTGTTCCATCGGCTGGACAGCGCCATCGCCTGGAACCCGACCCTGGTGGCGCGCCTGGGCGAGGCCCGCGCCCAGCGTTGGGCGCTGTGGTGGCGCAACAATATCTCGGGCCTGGCCGCCAATATCTCGCTGGGCTTTCTGCTCGGCCTGGTGCCGGTGCTGCTGGCCTTCTTCGGCCTGGGCATCGAGGTCAGGCACGTGACCCTGTCCACCGGTCAGCTCGCCGCGGCCGTAGGGGCGCTCGGGGTCGATGTGTTCCGGCACGGCGCCTTCTGGTGGTGCCTGGCCAGCATTCCGTTCATCGGCCTGCTGAACCTGGGCGTCAGCTTCTGGCTGGCCTTGAAGGTGGCGCTGCGTTCGCGCGGCGTCAAACTGGCCGACCGGGCCCGGCTGCGCGCGGCGATCTGGCGGCGACTGCGCACCGAGCCGAGAAGCTTTGTGCTGCCGCCACGCGAGCCTAATGGCGCCTAA
- a CDS encoding ABC transporter substrate-binding protein, with protein MNLKSKLTALALASLALGAQAADPIKIGVSGPFTGGSSSMGVSMRDGVRLAADEINKAGGVLGRPLLLVERDDEAKNERGVQIAQELINKERVAATVGFINTGVALASQRFYQEAKIPVMNNVATGSLVTHQFDDQPENYIFRNAAHDSIQAPMIVEEAITRRGFKKVAILADSTNYGQLGREDLEKALALKGVKAVAVEKFNIKDVDMTAQLLKAKEAGAEAVLTYGIGPELAQIANGMTKLGWKVPMVGSWTLSMANYIDNAGPGGEGARMPQTFIQEPTTPKRQSFIINYLKTFNPKNARIDSPVSAAQGYDSVYLLAAAIKQAGSTEGPKLKAALEDLKTPVEGVVTSYNKPFSKTDHEAITANIPVFGEVKSQRVVYAYPDDQKKASEVRVKDVNAKGALAPVKK; from the coding sequence ATGAACCTGAAATCAAAGCTGACCGCCCTGGCCCTCGCCTCGCTGGCACTGGGCGCCCAGGCCGCCGACCCGATCAAGATCGGCGTGTCCGGCCCGTTCACGGGCGGCTCCTCCTCGATGGGAGTGAGCATGCGCGACGGCGTGCGCCTGGCCGCCGACGAGATCAACAAGGCTGGCGGCGTGCTCGGCCGCCCCTTGCTGCTGGTCGAACGCGACGACGAGGCCAAGAACGAGCGCGGCGTGCAGATCGCCCAGGAACTGATCAACAAGGAACGTGTGGCCGCCACGGTGGGCTTCATCAACACCGGCGTGGCCCTGGCCTCGCAGCGCTTCTACCAGGAGGCCAAGATCCCGGTCATGAACAATGTGGCGACGGGCTCCCTGGTCACCCACCAGTTCGATGACCAGCCCGAGAACTACATCTTCCGCAATGCCGCCCACGACAGCATCCAGGCGCCGATGATTGTCGAGGAGGCCATCACCCGCCGCGGCTTCAAGAAGGTGGCCATCCTGGCCGACTCGACCAACTACGGCCAGCTGGGCCGCGAAGACCTGGAAAAAGCCCTGGCACTGAAGGGTGTCAAGGCGGTGGCGGTGGAGAAGTTCAACATCAAGGACGTCGACATGACGGCCCAGCTGCTGAAGGCCAAGGAGGCCGGCGCCGAGGCGGTGCTGACCTACGGCATAGGCCCGGAGCTGGCACAGATCGCCAACGGCATGACCAAGCTCGGCTGGAAGGTGCCCATGGTCGGCAGCTGGACCCTGTCGATGGCCAACTACATCGACAACGCCGGCCCCGGCGGCGAGGGTGCGCGCATGCCGCAGACCTTCATCCAGGAGCCGACCACGCCCAAGCGCCAGAGCTTCATCATCAACTACCTGAAGACCTTCAACCCGAAGAACGCGCGCATCGACTCGCCGGTGTCGGCCGCCCAGGGCTATGACTCGGTCTATCTGCTGGCTGCCGCCATCAAGCAGGCCGGCAGCACCGAGGGGCCGAAGCTGAAGGCGGCGCTGGAGGACCTGAAGACGCCGGTCGAAGGCGTGGTCACCAGCTACAACAAGCCCTTCTCGAAGACCGACCATGAGGCGATCACCGCCAACATCCCGGTGTTCGGCGAGGTGAAGAGCCAGCGCGTCGTCTACGCCTACCCGGATGACCAGAAGAAGGCCTCCGAGGTGCGGGTCAAGGACGTCAACGCCAAGGGCGCCCTCGCACCGGTGAAGAAGTAA
- a CDS encoding branched-chain amino acid ABC transporter ATP-binding protein/permease yields the protein MKPTQMALSALGIAALAVFPAAVGNPYYIHLLETIMIYAIVLFGLDIVVGYTGQVSLGHAGLFGIGAYTAGVMVTKLGAPLMVALITSVGVTAVFGALLALPALRVTGPYLAMVTLAFGTIIQILINEMSFLTEGPMGIKLSKPPLFGHKLDEQEFFWLVLALLLASLVFVHRVLRSHLGRAFEALRGSPVASDCMGVSVYRYKVYAFVISAGLAGLAGSLYAYSEQYISPNTYNFELTVMFLLAVIMGGRKTRTGALLGAAIIVMLPKLLDDIELFRYVSVGFAVLIATGSGWLLARGKTTLNKVAIPVAGSTALAVLSFVLTTMTDWRLSIFGLITLFVVYFLQDGIVGFVRNTLNLQGHASADADATRGIGQEAALQHPKGAANDELLLASNVLMQFGGLKALNNVDLRIRRGSIHGLIGPNGSGKSTMMNVLTGIYVPTEGSLAFEGRSLVGRTSSDIALSGIARTFQNVQLFGEMTAMQNVLVGLHHTFASNLLDVALHTPRYRRERAQSAARAHALLSFVGLSDLAGEEARNLPYGKQRLLEIARALALNPQLLLLDEPAAGLTAPDIKELVAIIQKIRDQGITVILIEHHMDVVMAICDTVSVLDFGQKIAEGTPAAVQSDPKVVEAYLGGDAASLAPA from the coding sequence ATGAAGCCAACGCAAATGGCCCTGAGCGCCCTGGGCATCGCCGCGCTGGCGGTGTTTCCGGCGGCGGTGGGCAATCCGTACTACATCCACCTGCTCGAAACCATCATGATCTATGCGATCGTGCTGTTCGGGCTGGACATCGTGGTCGGCTACACCGGTCAGGTCTCGCTGGGCCATGCGGGCCTGTTCGGCATCGGCGCCTACACGGCCGGCGTGATGGTCACCAAGCTCGGCGCGCCGCTGATGGTCGCGCTGATCACCTCCGTCGGCGTCACCGCCGTGTTCGGCGCGCTGCTGGCGCTGCCGGCCTTGCGCGTGACCGGGCCCTATCTGGCCATGGTCACGCTGGCCTTCGGCACCATCATCCAGATCCTGATCAACGAGATGAGCTTCCTGACCGAGGGGCCGATGGGCATCAAGCTCAGCAAGCCACCGCTGTTCGGCCACAAGCTGGACGAACAGGAATTCTTCTGGCTTGTGCTGGCCTTGCTGCTGGCCTCGCTGGTGTTCGTGCATCGCGTGCTGCGCTCTCACCTGGGGCGGGCCTTCGAGGCGCTGCGCGGCAGCCCGGTGGCCTCCGACTGCATGGGCGTGTCGGTCTACCGCTACAAGGTCTATGCCTTCGTGATCAGCGCCGGACTGGCCGGGTTGGCAGGCTCGCTCTACGCCTACTCGGAGCAGTACATCTCGCCCAACACCTACAACTTCGAGCTGACGGTGATGTTCCTGCTGGCCGTCATCATGGGCGGGCGCAAGACGCGCACCGGCGCCCTGCTGGGCGCGGCCATCATCGTGATGCTGCCCAAGCTGCTGGATGACATCGAGCTGTTCCGCTATGTCTCGGTGGGCTTCGCGGTGCTGATCGCCACCGGCAGCGGCTGGCTGCTGGCGCGTGGCAAGACCACGCTGAACAAGGTGGCGATACCGGTGGCCGGCAGCACGGCCCTGGCCGTACTGTCCTTTGTGCTGACCACCATGACCGACTGGCGCCTGTCTATCTTCGGCCTGATCACGCTGTTCGTCGTCTACTTCCTGCAGGACGGCATCGTCGGCTTCGTGCGCAACACGCTGAACCTGCAGGGCCACGCCAGTGCCGATGCCGACGCCACGCGCGGCATCGGCCAGGAAGCGGCGCTGCAGCACCCCAAGGGCGCGGCCAACGACGAGTTGCTGCTGGCCTCGAACGTGCTGATGCAGTTTGGCGGCCTGAAGGCGCTGAACAATGTCGACCTGCGCATCAGGCGCGGCAGCATCCACGGCCTGATCGGGCCCAATGGCTCGGGCAAGAGCACGATGATGAATGTGCTGACCGGCATCTACGTGCCCACCGAGGGCAGCCTGGCCTTCGAAGGCCGCTCGCTGGTGGGCCGCACCTCGTCGGACATCGCCCTGTCGGGCATTGCCCGCACCTTCCAGAACGTGCAGCTGTTCGGCGAGATGACGGCGATGCAGAACGTGCTGGTCGGCCTGCACCACACCTTCGCCAGCAATCTGCTGGACGTGGCCCTGCACACGCCACGCTACCGGCGCGAGCGCGCACAGAGTGCGGCCCGGGCGCACGCGCTGCTGAGCTTCGTCGGACTGAGCGATCTGGCCGGCGAGGAGGCCCGCAACCTGCCCTATGGCAAGCAGCGCCTGCTCGAGATAGCCCGCGCGCTGGCGCTGAACCCCCAACTGCTGCTGCTCGATGAGCCGGCTGCCGGCCTGACCGCTCCCGACATCAAGGAGCTGGTGGCCATCATCCAGAAGATCCGCGACCAGGGCATCACGGTGATACTGATCGAGCACCACATGGATGTGGTGATGGCGATCTGCGACACCGTCTCGGTGCTGGACTTCGGGCAGAAGATCGCCGAGGGCACGCCCGCGGCGGTGCAGTCCGACCCCAAGGTCGTCGAGGCCTATCTCGGCGGCGATGCCGCCTCGCTGGCGCCGGCCTGA
- a CDS encoding DNA-3-methyladenine glycosylase I: protein MSESNQHYLPADGRPRCRWCAAAAGDAGYLHYHDTEWGFPVADDRRLFEKLCLEGFQSGLSWRTILNKREAFRAGFAGFDFNLVARFDESDVERLLQDAGIVRHRGKIAAAINNAQRCVELVAEQGSLARYIWSFEPEALAAPEYATESAASRALSKDLKKRGWKFVGPTTMHAFIQSMGLINDHALGCITREATAQARRRFKKPA from the coding sequence ATGAGTGAAAGCAATCAGCATTACCTGCCCGCCGACGGCCGTCCCCGCTGCCGCTGGTGCGCCGCCGCCGCGGGTGACGCCGGCTATCTGCACTACCACGACACCGAATGGGGTTTTCCGGTGGCCGATGACCGCCGGCTGTTCGAGAAGCTGTGTCTGGAGGGCTTTCAGTCTGGCCTGAGCTGGCGCACGATATTGAACAAGCGCGAGGCCTTTCGTGCAGGTTTTGCCGGTTTCGATTTCAATTTGGTGGCCCGCTTCGATGAGAGCGACGTCGAGCGCCTGCTGCAGGACGCCGGCATCGTGCGCCATCGCGGCAAGATAGCGGCGGCCATCAACAATGCGCAGCGCTGCGTCGAGCTGGTGGCCGAGCAGGGTTCGCTGGCACGCTATATCTGGAGCTTCGAGCCCGAGGCGCTGGCCGCGCCCGAGTACGCCACCGAATCGGCGGCATCCCGCGCGCTGTCCAAGGACCTGAAGAAGCGCGGCTGGAAGTTTGTCGGGCCGACGACGATGCATGCCTTCATCCAGTCCATGGGCTTGATCAACGACCATGCGCTGGGCTGCATCACCCGCGAAGCGACGGCCCAGGCGCGCCGGCGCTTCAAGAAACCGGCCTGA
- a CDS encoding branched-chain amino acid ABC transporter permease, with the protein MQILTQLVFSGIALGMIYAVIAFGYQLTFATSDTLNFGQGDALMLGALVGLSLVGLGVNYWLMIPLVCLFGIAQGALVERIGVRPAIKIKSEFGWIMSTIALGIIFKNVAENVWGRDDLKFPSPLPESPIKFLGANVLPMEILVVVGAVLMMLAVEVFNRKSIYGKAVVATFNDRDAAKLMGINTGLVITFSYGLSSMTAAFAGVLIAPLTLTGATMGAVLGLKAFAVAIIGGLTSGMGIIVGGIILGVAETTTGFYLSTGYKDVPGLVLLLIVLALKPAGLFGKTAIKKV; encoded by the coding sequence ATGCAAATCCTGACTCAACTGGTGTTCAGCGGTATCGCGCTGGGCATGATCTACGCCGTCATCGCCTTCGGCTACCAGCTCACCTTCGCCACCTCGGACACCCTCAACTTCGGCCAGGGCGACGCGCTGATGCTGGGGGCGCTGGTCGGCCTGTCGCTGGTCGGCCTGGGCGTCAACTACTGGCTGATGATTCCGCTGGTGTGCCTGTTCGGCATCGCCCAGGGTGCGCTGGTGGAGCGCATCGGCGTGCGCCCGGCGATCAAGATCAAGAGCGAGTTCGGCTGGATCATGTCCACCATCGCCCTCGGGATCATCTTCAAGAACGTGGCCGAGAACGTCTGGGGCCGTGACGACCTGAAGTTCCCCTCGCCGCTGCCCGAGTCGCCGATCAAGTTCCTGGGCGCCAATGTGCTGCCGATGGAGATACTGGTGGTCGTCGGCGCGGTGCTGATGATGCTGGCGGTGGAGGTGTTCAACCGCAAGAGCATCTACGGCAAGGCGGTGGTTGCCACCTTCAATGACCGCGATGCGGCCAAGCTGATGGGCATCAACACCGGCCTGGTGATCACCTTCTCGTACGGGCTGTCGTCGATGACGGCGGCCTTCGCCGGCGTGCTGATCGCGCCGCTGACGCTGACCGGCGCCACCATGGGCGCGGTGCTGGGCCTGAAGGCCTTTGCGGTGGCCATCATCGGCGGACTGACCAGCGGCATGGGCATCATCGTCGGCGGCATCATCCTCGGCGTGGCCGAGACCACCACCGGCTTCTACCTCTCGACCGGCTACAAGGATGTGCCCGGCCTGGTGCTGCTGCTGATCGTGCTGGCGCTGAAGCCGGCGGGCCTGTTCGGCAAGACCGCCATCAAGAAAGTCTGA
- the apaG gene encoding Co2+/Mg2+ efflux protein ApaG — protein sequence MANPLFTCTVTVHPLPEQTDADKGIHAFAYTISIKNSGDITAQLIARHWTITDARGHVDEVRGLAVVGHQPVLQPEQEFEYSSWAQLRTPQGTMQGSFLCVTELGEVFHTPVHEFLLADTSVLH from the coding sequence ATGGCCAACCCACTGTTCACCTGCACCGTCACGGTGCACCCTCTGCCCGAGCAGACCGACGCCGACAAAGGCATTCATGCCTTTGCCTACACCATCAGTATCAAGAACAGCGGCGACATCACCGCCCAGCTGATCGCAAGGCACTGGACGATCACCGATGCCCGCGGCCATGTCGACGAGGTGCGCGGCCTGGCCGTGGTGGGCCACCAGCCGGTGCTGCAGCCCGAGCAGGAGTTTGAATACTCCAGCTGGGCCCAGCTGCGCACGCCCCAGGGCACGATGCAGGGCTCGTTTCTGTGCGTGACCGAGCTGGGCGAGGTGTTCCACACGCCTGTCCATGAGTTCCTGCTGGCCGATACCAGCGTGCTGCACTGA
- a CDS encoding haloacid dehalogenase type II, with translation MQTDPDSIKALIFDVFGTLVDWRTCVARETRQALTPLGITLDWEAFADAWRDEYQPAMEEVRSGRIAFGKLDGLHRRNLDVVLSRLGLGEQVDESTRQSLNLAWHRLDAWPEVPAALARLRPRYLLAPCSNGNISLMVALARRNSLPWDAVLGAELARDYKPKPVVYLSAVSAFDLRPEQVMMVAAHSSDLAAAAQAGLRTAFIARPDERGAGLGESCPTVPVDLQAADLAALAGMLGCAPLPA, from the coding sequence ATGCAAACCGACCCCGACTCGATCAAGGCACTGATATTCGACGTATTCGGCACGCTGGTGGACTGGCGCACCTGCGTCGCGCGCGAGACCCGGCAAGCTCTGACCCCGCTGGGCATCACGCTCGACTGGGAGGCCTTTGCCGACGCCTGGCGCGACGAGTACCAGCCGGCGATGGAGGAGGTGCGCAGCGGCCGCATCGCCTTCGGCAAACTCGACGGGCTGCACCGCCGCAACCTCGATGTGGTGCTCAGCCGGCTCGGCCTGGGCGAGCAGGTCGATGAAAGCACGCGGCAGTCGCTGAACCTGGCCTGGCACCGGCTCGATGCCTGGCCCGAGGTGCCTGCCGCCCTGGCCCGGCTGCGCCCGCGCTACCTGCTGGCCCCCTGCTCCAACGGCAATATTTCGTTGATGGTCGCGCTGGCGCGGCGCAACAGTCTGCCTTGGGACGCCGTGCTCGGGGCTGAGCTGGCGCGCGACTACAAACCCAAGCCCGTGGTCTATCTCAGCGCCGTGTCGGCCTTCGATCTGCGACCCGAGCAGGTGATGATGGTGGCGGCCCATTCGTCCGACCTGGCCGCGGCGGCGCAGGCGGGGCTGCGCACGGCCTTCATCGCCCGCCCCGACGAACGCGGCGCCGGCCTGGGCGAGTCCTGCCCGACGGTACCAGTCGATCTGCAGGCCGCCGACCTGGCCGCGTTGGCCGGGATGCTAGGCTGTGCGCCCCTTCCTGCCTGA
- a CDS encoding MltA domain-containing protein: MFKPYPPDYSRREQDLLRERSRWVAVDWGDLPGWQQDRPSELWPALLRGCERPAPGWARLCGQARALPPPDDEQARSWLTARLQPYRIESLDGSREGLITGYYEPLVAASRKPQAGFRTALHRPPADLSSRRPYWTRQQLEREAAARQALQGREIAFIEDPLDALVLQIQGSGRLQLTEPDGSQRLVRLAFAGHNDQPYKSVGRWLIEQGELRPEGANWPAIKDWARRNPARLNELLWSNPRVVFFREEPLPDPAAGPRGGQAVPLTPGRSIAVDTASVPYGTPIWLDSSEPLSNTPLRRLVMAQDTGSAITGAVRADFFWGWGGTAEQQAGRMKQPLRMWALWPREAGS; the protein is encoded by the coding sequence ATGTTCAAGCCCTATCCGCCCGACTACAGCCGGCGCGAGCAGGACCTGCTGCGCGAGCGCTCGCGCTGGGTGGCGGTGGACTGGGGAGATCTGCCCGGCTGGCAGCAGGACCGCCCCAGCGAGCTCTGGCCCGCCCTGCTGCGCGGCTGCGAGCGCCCCGCGCCGGGGTGGGCCCGGCTGTGCGGCCAGGCGCGCGCCCTGCCCCCGCCCGACGATGAACAGGCGAGGAGCTGGCTGACCGCGAGGCTGCAGCCCTACCGCATCGAATCGCTGGACGGCTCGCGCGAGGGCCTGATCACCGGTTACTACGAGCCCCTGGTCGCCGCCAGCCGCAAGCCCCAGGCCGGTTTTCGCACCGCCCTGCACCGCCCGCCGGCCGATCTGTCCAGCCGCAGGCCCTACTGGACACGCCAGCAGCTGGAGCGCGAGGCCGCCGCCCGCCAGGCCCTGCAGGGGCGCGAGATTGCCTTCATCGAAGACCCGCTGGACGCCTTGGTGCTGCAGATCCAGGGCTCGGGCCGGCTGCAGCTGACCGAGCCCGATGGCTCGCAGCGCCTGGTGCGTCTGGCCTTCGCCGGCCACAACGACCAGCCCTACAAATCGGTCGGCCGCTGGTTGATCGAGCAAGGCGAACTGCGGCCCGAAGGCGCCAACTGGCCGGCCATCAAGGACTGGGCGCGGCGCAACCCCGCACGGCTCAACGAGTTGCTGTGGAGCAATCCCCGCGTCGTGTTCTTCCGCGAGGAACCGCTGCCCGACCCGGCCGCCGGCCCGCGCGGCGGCCAGGCCGTGCCACTGACGCCCGGCCGCTCGATCGCCGTGGACACCGCCAGCGTGCCCTACGGCACCCCCATCTGGCTGGACAGCAGCGAACCGCTGAGCAATACGCCACTGCGCCGGCTGGTGATGGCGCAGGACACCGGCAGCGCCATCACCGGCGCGGTACGCGCCGATTTCTTCTGGGGCTGGGGCGGCACGGCCGAGCAACAGGCCGGCCGAATGAAGCAGCCGCTGCGCATGTGGGCGCTGTGGCCGCGCGAGGCCGGCTCCTGA
- a CDS encoding ABC transporter ATP-binding protein has protein sequence MLNISNLHAGYGKVEVLHGISLDVPKGQVVTLIGSNGAGKTTTMRAISGMIAPREGRITLGSHDITGRESYHIAKLGLAHSPEGRRVFATMTVTDNLLLGAFPRFTGSRPKGDIPADLERAFVYFPRLKERRLQLAGTLSGGEQQMLAMARAMMMNPDVVLLDEPSMGLAPILVDEVFRIIARLRQEGVTMLLVEQFAAAALNVADYGYVLENGRIAVHGPADQLRNDPAVKKAYLGGH, from the coding sequence ATGCTCAACATCAGCAATCTGCACGCCGGCTATGGCAAGGTCGAGGTGCTGCACGGCATCAGCCTCGATGTGCCAAAGGGCCAGGTCGTGACCTTGATCGGCAGCAACGGCGCCGGCAAGACCACCACCATGCGCGCCATCTCGGGCATGATCGCGCCGCGCGAGGGCCGCATCACGCTGGGCAGCCACGACATCACCGGCCGTGAGTCGTACCACATCGCCAAGCTCGGGCTGGCCCACTCGCCCGAGGGCCGGCGCGTCTTCGCCACCATGACGGTGACCGACAACCTGCTGCTGGGCGCCTTCCCGCGCTTCACCGGTTCGCGGCCCAAGGGCGATATACCGGCCGACCTGGAGCGTGCCTTCGTCTACTTTCCGCGCCTCAAGGAACGTCGGCTGCAGCTGGCGGGCACCCTGTCCGGCGGCGAGCAGCAGATGCTGGCGATGGCCCGCGCGATGATGATGAACCCTGACGTGGTGCTGCTGGATGAGCCCTCGATGGGCCTGGCCCCCATCCTGGTCGACGAGGTGTTCCGCATCATCGCCCGGCTGCGCCAGGAGGGGGTGACCATGCTGCTGGTCGAGCAGTTCGCCGCCGCGGCGCTGAACGTGGCCGACTACGGCTATGTGCTGGAAAACGGCCGCATCGCCGTGCACGGCCCGGCCGATCAGCTCAGGAACGATCCGGCGGTGAAGAAGGCCTATCTGGGCGGGCATTGA